A single genomic interval of Armigeres subalbatus isolate Guangzhou_Male chromosome 1, GZ_Asu_2, whole genome shotgun sequence harbors:
- the LOC134208392 gene encoding uncharacterized protein LOC134208392 yields MKPVTRNADSLKSLTTRLKGLKLSLSNISQYVKNFKEGTPVAQINVRLEKLDVLWVQISEAIWEIQAHEDFTEPEGLQREQLEMENRYYDAKSFLAEKVGEVQHNSVQNQSTRPGDVTLRGGMDHVRLPQIQLQGFDGNIDDWLSFRDLYMSLIHEKPDLPDVEKFHYLKGCLAGEAKALIDPLKITRDNYQVAWQSLLKRYNNSKLLRKKQMQALFKLPSLTTESIADLHRLVDGFDRVILTLDQIIQPAEYKDLLLVEHLSACLDPSTRRGWEEHSSTKEQDTIKDLLEFLQRRIQILEALPAKVESKVFEQSPQRRKKPFSPKVSTSAVQSYNAKCPSCAEIHGLHTCPSFLRMSQSSRESFLREASLCRNCLKRGHIARECTSKFSCRYCRGRHHSLLCFKGGDRKSSQGSPRRSISGGTPKQGSTSTNFRAANALAVESTSSNAAQCVSSQVLLATAVLVIEDDVSRRYPARALLDSGSECNCISANLCEAINVSTQKANIAIQGIGQSGVKATHKTKAVIKSRVSSYARSMEFLVLPKVTASLPTSTVQASGWDIPEDIELADPEFFRSRKIDMVLGIQAFFSFFPSGREISLGKDLPVLTESVFGWIVTGEVTSATQVTGFTCNIAISQIMEEPIGESKESDVRYFQPSGSSRRISERE; encoded by the coding sequence ATGAAGCCCGTTACCAGGAACGCAGATTCCCTGAAGAGTTTGACGACGAGGCTGAAGGGGTTAAAATTATCTTTAAGTAACATTAGCCAGTACGTTAAGAACTTTAAGGAGGGTACCCCTGTCGCTCAAATCAATGTTCGTCTCGAGAAGTTAGATGTATTGTGGGTTCAGATAAGTGAGGCAATCTGGGAAATTCAAGCGCACGAGGACTTCACGGAGCCTGAAGGTTTGCAGAGGGAGCAGTTGGAGATGGAGAACCGCTACTACGATGCGAAATCGTTTCTGGCGGAGAAAGTGGGAGAGGTTCAGCATAATTCCGTCCAGAACCAGTCGACTCGTCCTGGAGATGTCACTCTACGTGGTGGTATGGACCACGTTCGCCTACCTCAAATCCAGCTGCAAGGTTTCGACGGCAACATCGACGACTGGCTCAGCTTCAGGGACCTCTACATGTCTCTGATCCATGAGAAGCCAGACCTACCCGATGTGGAAAAATTCCACTACCTCAAGGGGTGCTTAGCAGGCGAAGCTAAGGCACTAATAGATCCGCTAAAGATCACCAGGGACAACTACCAGGTTGCTTGGCAGTCGTTGCTAAAACGCTACAACAACAGCAAGCTCCTACGGAAGAAGCAAATGCAGGCTCTCTTCAAACTGCCGTCCCTCACCACGGAGTCAATCGCGGATCTTCACAGGCTGGTCGACGGATTCGATCGTGTGATTCTGACCCTAGATCAGATCATCCAACCGGCCGAGTATAAAGATCTGTTGCTGGTCGAACATCTAAGCGCTTGTCTCGACCCGAGCACACGGCGGGGATGGGAGGAGCACTCGTCGACGAAGGAGCAGGACACCATAAAGGACTTGCTGGAGTTCCTGCAGCGGAGAATCCAAATTCTCGAAGCTCTACCAGCGAAGGTGGAGTCGAAAGTCTTCGAGCAGTCGCCACAACGCAGAAAGAAGCCATTTTCACCGAAGGTCAGCACCAGTGCCGTACAGTCGTACAACGCGAAGTGTCCCTCATGTGCGGAGATACATGGACTTCACACGTGTCCATCATTTTTAAGGATGTCGCAGTCCAGCCGGGAGTCTTTCTTGCGCGAAGCATCCCTTTGCCGCAATTGCCTCAAACGTGGTCACATCGCTCGGGAGTGCACTTCGAAGTTCTCCTGTCGGTATTGTAGGGGTCGTCACCATTCACTGCTGTGCTTCAAAGGAGGAGATCGAAAGAGTAGCCAAGGATCACCGAGGAGATCGATTTCAGGAGGTACTCCTAAACAGGGCAGCACAAGCACAAATTTCAGGGCAGCGAATGCTTTGGCGGTCGAATCTACTTCTTCCAACGCGGCGCAGTGTGTTTCATCGCAAGTTCTTTTGGCTACAGCTGTCTTAGTAATAGAAGACGATGTGAGTCGTCGGTACCCAGCACGCGCCCTTCTTGACTCAGGTTCCGAGTGCAATTGTATTTCCGCAAATCTTTGCGAGGCGATTAATGTTTCCACCCAAAAGGCCAACATCGCGATTCAGGGCATCGGGCAGTCCGGAGTGAAGGCAACTCACAAGACGAAAGCTGTCATCAAATCTCGCGTCTCGTCGTATGCTCGATCCATGGAATTCCTCGTCCTACCGAAGGTTACAGCGAGCCTACCAACCTCTACAGTTCAGGCAAGTGGATGGGACATTCCAGAGGACATCGAGCTGGCGGATCCCGAGTTTTTCCGATCGAGGAAGATCGACATGGTGTTGGGCATCCAAGCGTTCTTCAGCTTTTTCCCGTCAGGAAGGGAAATCTCGTTAGGCAAGGACCTACCTGTGCTGACGGAGTCCGTTTTTGGGTGGATAGTGACAGGCGAAGTCACATCAGCAACTCAGGTGACTGGATTCACCTGCAACATTGCGATATCGCAAATTATGGAGGAGCCAATTGGAGAATCAAAGGAAAGCGATGTGCGTTACTTTCAACCGTCCGGAAGCAGTCGAAGGATTTCTGAACGGGAATGA